In one bacterium genomic region, the following are encoded:
- a CDS encoding acyl carrier protein, translating into MADELKDKIREYVVDEYVEEGDDVEVTDETPLITGGLVDSFSMVSLKLFLETEYDIKIPDEKATAEAFDTVNAIAVLVREYTDA; encoded by the coding sequence ATGGCCGACGAACTCAAAGATAAGATCCGCGAATACGTCGTCGACGAGTACGTCGAAGAAGGGGACGACGTCGAGGTGACGGACGAAACGCCCCTCATCACGGGCGGCCTGGTGGACTCGTTCTCGATGGTATCGCTCAAGCTCTTCCTCGAGACCGAATACGATATCAAAATCCCGGACGAGAAGGCGACGGCCGAGGCTTTCGACACCGTTAACGCCATCGCCGTACTGGTCCGCGAGTACACGGACGCGTAA